The Vibrio bathopelagicus genomic sequence TGTATATCCAAACCATCACCCAGTGCACACCATGAGAGTTCTTGAAGCTTGGTGAAATAGAGTGACTCGTTGTGCTGTTCTTTCGCAATAACGAAGCCAAGGTCTGCCTGAGCATTCTTAACTAAACTCGACGCCTGAGACGACGTGGTATTCAACAATGTTAGGTCGATACCCGGATATTGTGCTTTGAACTTCTGGAAAGGACGAATCAACAAGAATCGAGAAATGATGTCACTCACGGCAATGGTTAACGTCCCGATTTTAAGATCGTTAATGGCATTGAGATCAGCCTGACAAATCTGCAGTTCGAGTAACGTTCTCTGGCTTGTCTCTAATAGCCTTTCACCCGCTTGAGTCAATTGAAATGGGCTTCGCTCTATCAACTTTATACGTGTGAGTTGTTCTAGTTGTTTTAGGTGCAAACTCACATTGGGTTGTGTCATATGCAGTGCATTGGCCGCTTTCCCAAAATGCTTATATTCCGCTAGCGTCACAAACGTCTTCAACAAATTAATATCAAGCATCATGTCCCCTCTCTAGTGTCACTTACGTCATTCCTTACAGTGAGGAACGAACGTGATAAGGAATCTCACTTATGGGTTAAGACTTTAGAGCCATATGGAATCCTTATCAAGATAATAAAGATAATTAATTTCTCTTATCCACTTTGTAGGCCTAACATGATTTCTCAATCAGTCAGGAGAAAAATTATGCCATCTATTGTTGTTGTAGGCGCAAACTGGGGCGACGAAGGCAAAGGCCGTATCGTTGATTTTTTAGCAGACCAAGCTTCTGCTAGCATTCGCTTTCAAGGCGGAAACAATGCTGGTCATACCGTGGTAAATGACTTCGGTACGTTCAAACTGCATCAACTTCCAAGTGGTATTTTTAATCCTGATTGTACGGGGGTTCTTGGCCCAGGCATGGTGATCAGCCCCGCTGCACTAACTGAAGAAATTGCAGAAGTACAAGCGGCTGGCATCAAAGTTAAAATGGCGATTTCAGATCGTGCGACATTGTGCCTGCCTTTACATGCCCTTGAAGATACGCTTGAAGAAGAGCGCTTGGGTGATGGCGCTTATGGTTCAACACGTCAAGGCATTGCACCAGCGTACGGCGACCGTGTGATGAAGAAAGGCATTCTTGTGGGTTGGTTAAATCAGCCTGAGATTTTAGAGCAGCGTATTCAATTCCTGCTTGATTGGAAGATGCCTCAGCTAAAAGCTCTATACCCTCAATGTGACTTCACACAAACCGCCTCTGAAATGACAGAGTGGCTACTTGAAGTGACTAAGGCTTGGCGTCCATTCATTTGCAACGTGACTGAGCCGCTTAAAGCACTGCAATCACAAGACGCTAATCTACTGTTTGAAGCTCAACTAGGTGCGGGCCGTGACCTTGTCTACGGCGAATACCCTTGGACGACGTCTTCTAATGTAACTGCAGCTTACGCTGGTATCGGTAGTGGTTTACCTGCCCTTCGTCCTGAGCGTGTTATTGCAGTTGCTAAAGCATTCAGCTCATCTGTAGGTACTGGTACGCTAGTGACTGCAATGGAAGAGCAAGACAGCTTCCGCGAAAGCTCTAACGAATATGGCGCAACAACGGGTCGCCCACGTGATATGGGTTACTTTGATGCGGTAGCAACTCGCAACGGCGTTGACCTACAAGCCGCGACTGAAATCGCACTGACTAAGATTGACTGTCTGTCTGGTTTGTCTGAACTTAAGATTTGTACCGCTTACTCAGGAGAGCACACTGAGAACCCGATTTGGCCACAAACAGCAGAGCTAAAGCCGGTTTATGAAGATATGGCAGGCTGGGACGAAGACATCACTGGCTGTCGCACGTTTGAGAGCCTTCCTCAGGCCGCACAAGATTACGTTACTCGTATCGAAGAGTTAATGGGTGTTCCAATTGTAATGGTATCGGTCGGTCCAGAGCGCGAGCAAATGATCATTCGAGCTTAGTTTAGAAAGCTATAACATCTACATCTACATCTACATCTAAGCCCACACTAGTGGGCTTTTTTGGGTCTGTCATGAACACCTAAATCTTGTTCTTCTTGTTGAGATACATGTTTTCATCGGACGACTTTATTAGATTTATGATATTGAAGCTTCGAGAGTCTGCAGTACCACAACCATATGAAAAACCGAGCGGAACATCATCATCACAACAAAAACCTTCGATAAAATCATGAAATTCAACATGAATTTTCTCTATCAACTCAGAAGCATAACCAGTCTCTTCTG encodes the following:
- a CDS encoding adenylosuccinate synthase; translation: MPSIVVVGANWGDEGKGRIVDFLADQASASIRFQGGNNAGHTVVNDFGTFKLHQLPSGIFNPDCTGVLGPGMVISPAALTEEIAEVQAAGIKVKMAISDRATLCLPLHALEDTLEEERLGDGAYGSTRQGIAPAYGDRVMKKGILVGWLNQPEILEQRIQFLLDWKMPQLKALYPQCDFTQTASEMTEWLLEVTKAWRPFICNVTEPLKALQSQDANLLFEAQLGAGRDLVYGEYPWTTSSNVTAAYAGIGSGLPALRPERVIAVAKAFSSSVGTGTLVTAMEEQDSFRESSNEYGATTGRPRDMGYFDAVATRNGVDLQAATEIALTKIDCLSGLSELKICTAYSGEHTENPIWPQTAELKPVYEDMAGWDEDITGCRTFESLPQAAQDYVTRIEELMGVPIVMVSVGPEREQMIIRA
- a CDS encoding LysR family transcriptional regulator → MMLDINLLKTFVTLAEYKHFGKAANALHMTQPNVSLHLKQLEQLTRIKLIERSPFQLTQAGERLLETSQRTLLELQICQADLNAINDLKIGTLTIAVSDIISRFLLIRPFQKFKAQYPGIDLTLLNTTSSQASSLVKNAQADLGFVIAKEQHNESLYFTKLQELSWCALGDGLDIQGSDCSTENEVKEAEADPELTLILLGHDTRTRDFIDEGLPSLNLPNHRVMEVGSVDAQIDWAEAGFGVAIIPEFAISTKQHLNSKVTPLTNFSSTSLGYIVRQNQVLSKATKQLLGWVNDEITQSQKRKNNGE